A genomic window from Fusarium oxysporum Fo47 chromosome X, complete sequence includes:
- a CDS encoding CHAT domain-containing protein encodes MLETALPGPIVVLNVSSYRSDALFIEQSGIRLLELPHLCQDSINDHIRELETLDTLGWLWDAIVCPVLNALGFTGPPSDRQWPHLWWVPTGILTRFPLHAAGHHLRRTGETALDRVVSSYASSVKAIIQSRRRQHRPPAAEESRNAVVIAMQNTPEHKSLKHAGDEVDAVVAVCKSMGLPDHRPRPYMADVSSALEACRIFHFAGHGSTHPTEPLQSQLLLEDWKREPFTVASLLETNLTSQRPFLAYLSACGTGQILDEGSVDESIHLANACQLSGFRHVIGTLWGVDDGLCVDMARMTYEFLRDKGMSDEYVSRGLHRATRMARDQWVDSEHAGREESWPWGADRDGKLSQGSEARRPLWVPYVHFGV; translated from the coding sequence ATGCTCGAGACTGCACTGCCCGGCCCGATCGTCGTCCTAAATGTGAGCTCGTATCGCTCCGATGCCTTGTTCATTGAGCAGTCCGGCATCCGATTACTGGAGCTGCCACATCTCTGTCAAGACTCCATTAACGATCATATCCGTGAACTTGAAACTCTCGACACGCTTGGATGGCTCTGGGATGCCATCGTCTGTCCCGTTCTTAATGCTCTAGGCTTTACTGGGCCTCCTTCGGACAGGCAGTGGCCGCACCTGTGGTGGGTTCCCACCGGCATACTGACCCGGTTTCCTCTCCATGCGGCGGGGCACCATCTGAGGCGCACCGGCGAAACGGCACTAGACAGGGTCGTCTCATCTTACGCCTCATCAGTCAAAGCGATCATTCAGAGTCGCCGGCGGCAACATCGACCGCCGGCAGCCGAGGAGTCCCGAAATGCTGTTGTCATTGCCATGCAGAACACGCCAGAACATAAATCACTCAAACATGCAGGCGACGAGGTTGATGCAGTCGTGGCTGTTTGCAAGTCAATGGGGTTGCCGGACCACCGGCCTCGACCCTACATGGCCGATGTCTCGTCGGCGTTGGAGGCCTGCAGGATATTCCACTTTGCCGGCCACGGTAGCACGCATCCAACAGAACCGCTGCAGAGCCAGCTGCTCCTCGAGGACTGGAAGAGGGAGCCATTCACAGTGGCCAGCCTCCTGGAGACCAACCTGACCTCACAGCGGCCATTCCTAGCCTACCTCTCGGCATGCGGGACTGGTCAGATCCTAGATGAAGGGTCTGTTGACGAGAGCATCCATCTTGCCAACGCCTGTCAGCTATCAGGGTTCCGTCATGTGATAGGTACGCTTTGGGGCGTGGATGACGGGCTATGTGTGGACATGGCGAGAATGACGTATGAGTTTCTACGGGACAAGGGCATGAGTGATGAGTACGTGAGCCGGGGCCTTCACCGGGCAACGAGGATGGCCCGAGATCAGTGGGTGGATAGTGAACATGCCGGGCGCGAAGAGTCATGGCCGTGGGGAGCGGACAGGGACGGTAAATTGAGCCAAGGGTCGGAGGCAAGGCGGCCGTTGTGGGTTCCCTATGTTCACTTTGGTGTTTGA